The following nucleotide sequence is from Numida meleagris isolate 19003 breed g44 Domestic line unplaced genomic scaffold, NumMel1.0 unplaced_Scaffold244, whole genome shotgun sequence.
CTTGGGGACCTCAGGGCCCCTCTTGGGATCCCTGGGACGTCTTTTGGGGACCACTTGGGGACCCAAGAAACAACTGGGGACCCTGGGACACCACCCAGGGACCCCAAGGCGCAGCCTGGAGACCTTAGGGCCCCTTTTGTGGACCCTCGGGCACCTCTTGGGGACCCACCCTGGAGACCCCGTGTCGGCTCTGGGCTCCCTGGGAGCACCAGGGATAGACCCCCCCGTTCCTCCCCCAGGTTCAGTCCCACAAAAAGTGCGGATTGTCCGCGGGGGTCCCCGTGCGGCACGGTGACACCGAATGCCATCGGGGTTGGGACACTCCGGGGGGAGGTCTCCCcgctccccccctcccccgccccgcgctgcgCACCGCCTCGCTGCTTGGggagccttcctcctcctcctcctcctcctccggaTGGGATGGGGGCATCGCAtccacccccccaccccccccgcTGCCAAATCTCCGCGTTTCGCTCCGTCCCATGAATCGCCCCATTCATTGCGCGCGGGGAAGGCAAGccgggaggggagggagggtggGATTNNNNNNNNNNNNNNNNNNNNNNNNNNNNNNNNNNNNNNNNNNNNNNNNNNNNNNNNNNNNNNNNNNNNNNNNNNNNNNNNNNNNNNNNNNNNNNNNNNNNNNNNNNNNNNNNNNNNNNNNNNNNNNNNNNNNNNNNNNNNNNNNNNNNNNNNNNNNNNNNNNNNNNNNNNNNNNNNNNNNNNNNNNNNNNNNNNNNNNNNNNNNNNNNNNNNNNNNNNNNNNNNNNNNNNNNNNNNNNNNNNNNNNNNNNNNNNNNNNNNNNNNNNNNNNNNNNNNNNNNNNNNNNNNNNNNNNNNNNNNNNNNNNNNNNNNNNNNNNNNNNNNNNNNNNNNNNNNNNNNNNNNNNNNNNNNNNNNNNNNNNNNNNNNNNNNNNNNNNNNNNNNNNNNNNNNNNNNNNNNNNNNNNNNNNNNNNNNNNNNNNNNNNNNNNNNNNNNNNNNNNNNNNNNNNNNNNNNNNNNNNNNNNNNNNNNNNNNNNNNNNNNNNNNNNNNNNNNNNNNNNNNNNNNNNNNNNNNNNNNNNNNNNNNNNNNNNNNNNNNNNNNNNNNNNNNNNNNNNNNNNNNNNNNNNNNNNNNNNNNNNNNNNNNNNNNNNNNNNNNNNNNNNNNNNNNNNNNNNNNNNNNNNNNNNNNNNNNNNNNNNNNNNNNNNNNNNNNNNNNNNNNNNNNNNNNNNNNNNNNNNNNNNNNNNNNNNNNNNNNNNNNNNNNNNNNNNNNNNNNNNNNNNNNNNNNNNNNNNNNNNNNNNNNNNNNNNNNNNNNNNNNNNNNNNNNNNNNNNNNNNNNNNNNNNNNNNNNNNNNNNNNNNNNNNNNNNNNNNNNNNNNNNNNNNNNNNNNNNNNNNNNNNNNNNNNNNNNNNNNNNNNNNNNNNNNNNNNNNNNNNNNNNNNNNNNNNNNNNNNNNNNNNNNNNNNNNNNNNNNNNNNNNNNNNNNNNNNNNNNNNNNNNNNNNNNNNNNNNNNNNNNNNNNNNNNNNNNNNNNNNNNNNNNNNNNNNNNNNNNNNNNNNNNNNNNNNNNNNNNNNNNNNNNNNNNNNNNNNNNNNNNNNNNNNNNNNNNNNNNNNNNNNNNNNNNNNNNNNNNNNNNNNNNNNNNNNNNNNNNNNNNNNNNNNNNNNNNNNNNNNNNNNNNNNNNNNNNNNNNNNNNNNNNNNNNNNNNNNNNNNNNNNNNNNNNNNNNNNNNNNNNNNNNNNNNNNNNNNNNNNNNNNNNNNNNNNNNNNNNNNNNNNNNNNNNNNNNNNNNNNNNNNNNNNNNNNNNNNNNNNNNNNNNNNNNNNNNNNNNNNNNNNNNNNNNNNNNNNNNNNNNNNNNNNNNNNNNNNNNNNNNNNNNNNNNNNNNNNNNNNNNNNNNNNNNNNNNNNNNNNNNNggggggggggggggggtcacagCCCTGGGTTggatttgggtttgtttttcctccccatGGGGTTGTGGCTGCCCCAAATCTCCTGTTATTCACCCCAAACCCCATTTCCACCCCCAGTGCCGGGGAAGAGGCACTGACCCCATTTTTCCCACATCACTCCcaacccccctccccccaatccccccccaaaaccccaaagttgcctttttttaacCCTTTCCTGCCCCCAGCCATGGAGGGGTGAAGGGTTGAGCATGtcccccccatccccacgcGTGTGGCCCCGCTTCCGCGAGCTTTGCTTCAGGGGGGGCCCCAAaccccccagtgccccccagtTTGACCAGTTGCCCCTCCTCACTcttcatttctcattatttctttcccttcccaacAGGACAACCTGGCCCAAAGGTGAGGCTGTTCCACCCCCCTCCCTCATTTCCAGCATAATCTCAAAATCTGGGGGTTTTCaccccagtttttttttttttggggggggggggggttggggaaAGAGTAGAGGCAGAATCCTTGGGCATGTGTATGGGGATTCGGGTTTGTCTCCTCCTGTGGGGGGTTGATCGCTTCTTGGGGGCGTCAGAAGTTTGGGGGGTGGGCACAAGAGGGACACCCCCACTCTCTCTCACCCCCATCTTTGCTTTGTAGGGACAGAAGGGCGAACCTGGCGACATTAAAGATGTAAGTGATGGGGAGCGGGGGGGGGTGGCCAAAATGGGATGGGGGGGTTATTACGGTGGGGGTCCCCATGTGCCTTCCTCTCACCCTCCCATTATTCCCCCCCCACGCAGGTTGTAGGACCCCGAGGGCCTCCGGGACCACAGGTGGGAGCGCGTTTCTCCGGGCACATTTCTGGAATATTTGTGGGAGGGGGTGGGAATTTTTTAGGGTGGGGggggtggtgctggggagagctgaccctccccccccccccacctcctcaGGGCCCGGCAGGAGAGCAGGGACAGCGAGGGGACCGTGGCGAGAAGGGGGAGAAGGTGAGTGCACCCCCAGAactgggggtggggggcacagagcccacccccccaccccaacaACACAGAGCATTTTGGGGTACAACAGTGCTGTGTCCCCCCCCGCAGGGTGCTCCCGGCCCCCGTGGAAGGGATGGAGAACCTGGCACCCCTGGGAACCCCGGCCCCCCCGGCCCACCCGGACCTCCTGGCCCCCCCGGACTTGGTGGAGTGAGTATGGACAGATTGGGGTGGGGGGGATTTTGGGGTGTAAAATGGTGATTTTAGAGCTGagtgcttttctgtttgcagaacttTGCGGCACAGATGGCGGGCGGCTTCGACGAGAAGGCGGGTGGTGCGCAGATGGGTGTCATGCAGGGACCCATGGTGAGCCCCCCCCTTCAgaaagccccccccccccaccccaaaccaGGGGTCCCTCCAGAATTCAAGCCCCTGTCCCcccaaaaacccaacacaaacCCGCACCCAGGGGTCtcatccctgcagccccagtgtGGGACATGGGGGACCTCCATTCCGGGGAGGGGCACCCTCTGTTTTTGCAGTCTGGGGTGGGGGGTTTGATGGTGGTGACGGccacctcctccctcccacctcccccaTAAAACACCCCAAACCCACACCTGGGGGTCCCATCTCCACTGTGGGACATGGGGGACTCTGTACCATCACCACTGTTCTGGGGGGCACCCTCTGATTTTTGGGGGGGAAGGTGAATGTGATGATGGCCACCTCGCTTCCCCTTAACCCCCCCCAAGAAACCAACCCAGCAACACACACCTGGGGGTCTCATCCCTACTGTGGGACATAGGGGGGTGTCTCATCCCCGCAGCCCCACTGTGGGACACAGAGGACACACTGTGGGACATGGAGGGACTGCAGCATCACCACCGTTTGGGGGGGGNNNNNNNNNNNNNNNNNNNNNNNNNNNNNNNNNNNNNNNNNNNNNGGGCACCCTCTGTTTTGGGTGGGGGGGGGATGATGGTGATGACAACCACCTCGTCCCCTCCCCCTTGGTGACGCTGCCCCTCCTCTCTTTTCCAACAGGGCCCTATGGGACCCCgcggcccccccggccccactgGCGCACCTGTAAGTACCTGCAGCCCCCTGGGCTCTTGGGGGCGGCTCTGGTTGGGCGTCCCACCTCCCCCCGCAATGTCACCCTCTGTGCCCTCTCCCCCCCTTAGGGTCCCCAAGGATTTCAAGGCAATCCCGGTGAGCCCGGCGAACCCGGCGCTGCTGTGAGTGTCCCCCCCTTGTCCTCACTTCTGTTCCCCTTTGTGTGCCCCCTCCCAGCTGGGGGCtgtccctcctcccccccccgccTCACCGCTGCCTCTCTGTCCCTTGTAGGGTCCGATGGGTCCCCGGGGACCTCCGGGACCACCTGGGAAACCCGGTGACGACGTGAGTCCCCCCTGGAACAGCGGAGCTGAGCGCGGGCAGCTCAGTGCACTGATGCCCCCTGGCCCCATTTCGAGTGCTGCTTCCTCTCCATTAAAACCCCATTGTTTCCCTGCAGGGTGAGACAGGCAAACCCGGCAAATCCGGCGAACGtggcccccccggcccccaggtgaggcagcactgggctgaaCGCAGCCATCGCTGCCCCCAACCCTTTTTCTCTCCCCCCCTTACCCCCCCACCTCAAGTTCACCCCTAACCCTGTTTCTCCCCGCAGGGCGCTCGTGGCTTCCCTGGGACTCCCGGTCTCCCCGGAGTGAAAGGCCACCGAGTGagtgccccccaccccacatTGTTCCCCCATCACTTATATCCCACTGTGCCCCCCCTAACATTATTTctgcctctctcctttcccccccAACCAGGGCTACCCCGGTTTGGACGGTGCCAAAGGAGAAGCGGGGGCTCCCGGAGCCAAGGTGAGTGGGGGGCAACCACCTGCGTGGCGTGGGGGTGTGTACCCCCACCCCGAGGCTCATCCTCTCTCGACCCTTTTTCCCATATAGGGTGAATCTGGTTCCCCGGGTGAGAACGGCTCCCCCGGCCCCATGGTGAGTGCGGGGGGTGGGGATAGGGGAAATTGAGGCACAGAATGGGGGGACGGACCCCATAACCTCCGCACTGAGCCTGACCTGACGCTGTGTCCCCTCCACCTCGGCAGGGACCCCGAGGGCTGCCTGGAGAGAGAGGACGTCCCGGCCCCTCCGGTGCTGCGGTGAGTGTGACAATGGCCCTATGGCACGgggctgtgggggggggggatcagGGTGCTGTGACCCCCACTGTGACTGCTGTCTCTCCCCAGGGTGCTCGTGGCAATGACGGTCTCCCCGGCCCTGCTGGACCCCCTGTAAGTATAGGGCTGCTTTGACCCCGCACCCCAACGTTCTGCTGAATCCCACAGGGGATCTCTGGGAGCCCACCCAGCCTGGGCAGCCCACCCACACTCTCCTCTCCCCCCAGGGACCTGTTGGCCCTGCCGGAGCCCCCGGCTTCCCCGGAGCCCCCGGTTCAAAGGTAAGCAATGAgcagggggacatggggtggATTTGGGGGACAAACTGAGGCACGGTGCCCCGTCTCACCCCACTTCTCTCCCCATAGGGTGAAGCTGGCCCCACTGGAGCACGGGGTCCTGAGGGTGCCCAAGGACCCCGCGGCGAATCTGGAACCCCCGGCTCTCCCGGCCCCGCTGGCGCACCCGTAAGTGTCCCCACTGCGTGTCACATCCGTGGGATGCCCCATCCTCATGGCAGCCCCCTTGGCTTggagctgtggggatggggacatggtggggagGTTAGGGGGGGATCCAAGCAGTGGGGGGGTTGTCCTGTGTTTGgggatggggaaactgaggcacaaggTGAGAGATGTCTCACTGTTGTTCTTTTAGGGTAACCCAGGGACTGATGGCATCCCCGGTGCCAAGGGCTCAGCGGTGAGTATGGACCAGGGTGGGAATGAGGGAGGGGTCCCAGAGCCCCTGGGGTggagctggggtggggggacacGTGGGGATGCTGGGAGTCATAAGGATGCTGAGGGATGGGGGATGTTGGGGGGGTGGAAAATGagggggtgctggggggcaTGAGGGACATGGGGGAGATGCTGGGGGCACTGAAGGTGCTGTAGGGGGTGTGGGGAAATGCTGCGGGGTATGGGGGGGATACTGGggtgtgtgtaatgcatgtgGGATGTGGGGACGCTGGGGGTCGTGGGGATGCTGGGGGTCACTGGGAGATGCTGGGGGCACGGGTGGTTGTTGGGGAGTGTGGGATGCATGTGGGGGATGTGGGAtgctgggggacatggggatgctggggacactgggggcaTGCTGGAGGATATGGGGGAGTGCGGGGTGTACTGGGGGACAGGAGATGCTGGGGGCCATGGGGTCATGGGCAGGATGCTGTGTAGTGTGGGTGGATGCAGGGGAAGTGGGATGCTGGGAGCCATGTggacactgggggacatggggccacgctgtgcccccccccaatggctgctgtctgcctgcaggGTGCCCCAGGCATTGCAGGCGCTCCAGGATTCCCCGGCCCACGCGGCCCCCCCGGACCCCAAGGTGCCACCGGACCCCTGGGACCCAAGGGACAGACGGTAAGAGACCCCCTGAGACCCCACATGGGGACTGCGGGCATGGCCCCGCCCACTGCCAGATGACCCCGCCCACTTTGGAAATAGCCCTGCCCAATTTGTCACAGGCCCCTCCCACCACGCCACAGGACACGCCCCTGTGCAGGAGACCCCCCCCCATTGTGGGTCActccctgtcccctccccaggTGCCTCTGGGTCACCCCCAGGGGACCTTCTTCTGGTCCCAaaggggacactggggatgggatggggtaggaatggggatgggatgagatgggTACGTGGGTAGGTACAGGGACAGGAAAGAGGATGAGCATGAAGATGAGGAAAGGtctggggacagggatggggataggGTTGAGGATGGGGGGAATGGGGGATGGGAAaaagggatggggacagggaatAAGATGGAGATTAAGAAGGGGACGGCTGTGGCTAGGGgttgagatgggatggggacatggctGGGGATAGAGGGAGACAGGAGTAGGAGGGATGGGCACAGGAAGAGGGATGGAGACAGGGATACAGATGGGGATGAAATGGGGACAGTGATGGAGTGGAGATAGAGATGGGAAAAGGACTAGGGAGcaggaaaggggaggggggacAGGGACCGTGTGGGGACAGGTGGAATGGAGACAGGGATGGGAACAGCGTGGGGACAGGGATTGGATGGGGACAAGGATGCAGATGGGGGTGAAGACAGGGATAGGGACAGGAAAAGTGCTGGAGGgagagatggggatggggatgggaatgagGCCAGGAATGGAGTAGGAATTGGGgtggggacagggctggggtTGGAACGGGGACAGCGATGGGGACACTCAGACCCCATTGCCCACCGCCCTCTCTTCCCCCAGGGCGAACCCGGCATCGCAGGCTTCAAGGGTGAACAAGGACCAAAGGGTGAGACGGTGAGTTCTGGGGGGGCCCATCCAGCCCCCGCCATCCGGGGAGGACCCCGCTGCGGGGCCGCGTCTCTAACGAACCTCTTCCCCTAACGAGGCCCCTCGAGGGGCAGCGTCCCCCCTCCTGCAGCGGGGGGTGGAGGGGGAACAATAGGCTCTGTGTTAGGGCCGCGCTGTGCCCCCCCCCTCGGCCCGGGGGCCGGGGACATTCCCCCATCGCTTCATTAACCAACCTCAATGCGTGGGGCCGCTTCCCGCTGCGGGGCCGCTGAGCCCCGGCGCCGTCGTGACATGCGGCACCGTGTGGACCCCCGGAACCTGGGGCTTTGGTAGGGGGAGAGCTGCGAGCTGAACCCCACCCCCCCCAACCCGTCCTGGTTTGCTGTTCTGaccccttttcctcctcttcctcagggACCCGCAGGACCCCAAGGTGCCCCCGGGCCGGCTGGCGAGGAAGGCAAGAGAGGAGCTCGTGGTGAACCTGGTGCCGCTGGCCCTGTGGGCCCCCCCGGAGAAAGGGTGCGTGCCCCCCGTTGGCAAAGTGCTGCCCCCcaccttaaaaaacaaacaaacaaaaaaaaacccaacgaCCAACCCTGACGTTGcccctcttcttcctccataGGGCGCACCCGGCAATCGTGGATTCCCCGGGCAGGATGGGTTGGCTGGACCCAAGGTGGGACCTCGTGGTTATGGGGGGGCCCTATAGGGGGTGCCGACTCCCTGCACCCCCCAACCTGTGCCCCCCTCCCACCCTACGCAGGGTGCTCCAGGTGAACGTGGCCCCGCTGGTCTCGCCGGTCCCAAAGGTGCCAGCGGTGACCCCGGACGTCCAGGAGAGCCCGGGCTGCCCGGAGCGAGGGTGAGAGCTGGGGGGGCACAGAGCCTGCTCCCCTTGGGGGGGTGGGAGTGCTGGGGGGGGCTAAGGTGGGGCAGAGGGAtgtggggtggtggtggggggcTGCTGGGGTCAGCGAGGAGGGGTTTTGGGGACAGTTCAGGGGTTTTGTGGTTGGTCAAGGGGCATTTGGGGTTGGTTAAGAAGCATTTAGGGTTGGTTAAGGAGATTTGAGGTTGGTTAAGGAACATTTGGGGTTTGGTTAAAGAAGATTTGGGGTTTGTTACGGAACCTTTGGGGTTGGTTCAGGAGCTTTTGGGGTTGATTCGTTTGGTGTTAGCCCAGCTGCGCTTTGGGATGAAGGTGCTCATTGGGGTTGGTTCAGGTGCTCTTTGGCGCTAATCAGGATGCACTTTGGCATTAGCTAAGATGCACTTATGGGTAGTTGCACTACAACTAACCCCACCTGCACCATATTTGGGGTGCAGGTCCTCTATGGGGTGAGTTAGGATGCGTTTGGGGTTACCAAAGATGCTCTTTGCGGTGAGACTCTCCCCGGGGTCACTGAAGATGCTCCTTAGGGGCACACAGCCCCCAGGGCCCTCATCCTGGCCCCATTTCAGCTCTGGAGCTGGGCGGGACAGGGGCTCCCAGTGTATCCCTCCCCCATTTGGGGGCCACCCGTTGCAGCCTCCATTGCTTCCTTCCCCCACAGGGTCTCACCGGCCGCCCCGGAGATGCGGGACCTCAAGGCAAAGTCGGTCCGACTGTAAGTGATGCTCCATGGGGTGGGGGAGTGGGGGCTGGGGATGGCAGCTGTGACCCACGCTGATGTTCCCCTCCCCATATAGGGTGCTCCCGGCGAGGATGGCCGCCCCGGCCCCCCTGGCCCGCAAGGTGCTCGTGGGCAGCCCGGTGTGATGGGTTTCCCTGGTCCCAAAGGCGCTAATGTGAGTATTGACCGTTTTCTGCCCCAAAACGGAGCTGCGAAGGTCAGCCCGGGTGTGATCCCGTCCTCTGTCCTCCCTGTAGGGTGAGCCTGGAAAAGCCGGAGAGAAAGGACTGCCCGGCGCCCCAGGGCTGCGGGTGAGCTCCTTCTGCCACTCTGACCCCATAAAATCAGCTTTTGGGGTTTCCCCTGCACCGTGCCCTGTGTGtggatggggaaactgaggcacagggctGAGCGCCGGGGATTTCTCCTCTGCAGGGTCTTCCTGGCAAGGATGGGGAGACAGGAGCTGCCGGCCCCCCCGGACCCGCTGTGAGTGTCATTGCTGCTCCATTTGGGGAGGGATGTTtgagatgtggggctggggggtgcAGCCCCCTGGATCTGGGCAGAAGACCACCCTAAGTGTGCTGGGGATATGGGGTGGGCAAAACCCCCGGTGTTGGAGTGCTGGGATTTTGTGTTCCAGCCTCCCCACCCCGGTGTGATTTTGATTTTGCCCAAAATCTTGGGGTGGGTGAGGGGCTGCAAAGGGGCTGAATCTGGGGAGGGGTCTCAGAGCCATCACTGCTGTCCTTCCTTTAGGGTCCTGTGGGTGAGAGAGGAGAGCAAGGAGCTCCCGGTCCCTCTGGTTTCCAGGTGAGCGGGGGCACGCAGGGGGGGTTGGGGTGATGCAGGTGGGCACCCCTCTAACACCACTCCTTGTCCTCAACCAGGGACTGCCCGGACCACCAGGTCCCCCCGGGGAGAGTGGCAAACCCGGAGACCAGGTGAGGCCAATTGTCCCTGGGCTGCAAGCGGGGCCTTAGCCCCTTTCTGACCCCTCCAGTGCTGACCCCCTCCAGTGCTGACTCCTGGCTCTTCCCACCTCTCTGCAGGGAgttcctggagaagctggtgCCCCAGGTCTTGTTGGTCCCAGAGTGAGTATTGCTCAACCCCCGCTCGGGGACAGGGCTCCTTCTGTCCCATGGAAGGTTTTGGGGGCCCAGGGGGGGAGTGGAATCCAACCACCCTCACCAGAACCATTGGACCCCGAAAGTTCCAGCATCTCAGTGtcccttctcctcccagttCACCCCAGTCCCACCTGGGATGGATGCGCTGCCCTCCATCCTGAGGACAACGCTGTTGTGCCCCTCCCCGCGGCCTCGGGGGGCTTCTCTCTAACTCTGTCCCCTCCCCCCCATAGGGTGAACGTGGATTCCCCGGTGAACGCGGCTCTCCCGGTGCCCAAGGGCTGCAGGGTCCCCGCGGGCTCCCCGGAACGCCCGGCACCGACGGACCCAAGGTGGGTGACACAGGTTGGTGGCACAGTGCCACCACCACGGACCCGTGATGCCATGAGAACCCCAATGACCACATCCTTGTTCTGCTTTTAGGGTGCAACCGGTCCGGCTGGCCCCAACGGCGCCCAGGGtcccccagggctgcagggaatgCCCGGTGAGAGAGGAGCAGCTGGCATTGCTGGCCCCAAGGGTGACCGGGTAAGGTGATGCATCCCATGAGTGTCCTGAGTGGCATCGGGTCTCAGCTCGGCTCACGCTCATCCTGTCCCGCAGGGAGACGTCGGTGAGAAGGGACCTGAGGGAGCTCCGGGCAAGGACGGCGCACGTGTAAGTGGGACGTGGCCATGGGGTGGGCTGACGAAGGATGCTCACGGCGACCGCGTCCTCATCTGTCTCTTTCCCATAGGGTCTGACGGGTCCCATTGGCCCCCCTGGCCCCGCTGGCCCCAACGGCGAGAAGGTGAGAGCGGCACCGCGGAGCCCCA
It contains:
- the COL2A1 gene encoding collagen alpha-1(II) chain; its protein translation is MWEEAAVRARLPQQLTLVLFSRVRNLSCPPHPHACGPASASFASGGAPNPPVPPSLTSCPSSLFISHYFFPFPTGQPGPKGQKGEPGDIKDVVGPRGPPGPQGPAGEQGQRGDRGEKGEKGAPGPRGRDGEPGTPGNPGPPGPPGPPGPPGLGGNFAAQMAGGFDEKAGGAQMGVMQGPMGPMGPRGPPGPTGAPGPQGFQGNPGEPGEPGAAGPMGPRGPPGPPGKPGDDGETGKPGKSGERGPPGPQGARGFPGTPGLPGVKGHRGYPGLDGAKGEAGAPGAKGESGSPGENGSPGPMGPRGLPGERGRPGPSGAAGARGNDGLPGPAGPPGPVGPAGAPGFPGAPGSKGEAGPTGARGPEGAQGPRGESGTPGSPGPAGAPGNPGTDGIPGAKGSAGAPGIAGAPGFPGPRGPPGPQGATGPLGPKGQTGEPGIAGFKGEQGPKGETGPAGPQGAPGPAGEEGKRGARGEPGAAGPVGPPGERGAPGNRGFPGQDGLAGPKGAPGERGPAGLAGPKGASGDPGRPGEPGLPGARGLTGRPGDAGPQGKVGPTGAPGEDGRPGPPGPQGARGQPGVMGFPGPKGANGEPGKAGEKGLPGAPGLRGLPGKDGETGAAGPPGPAGPVGERGEQGAPGPSGFQGLPGPPGPPGESGKPGDQGVPGEAGAPGLVGPRGERGFPGERGSPGAQGLQGPRGLPGTPGTDGPKGATGPAGPNGAQGPPGLQGMPGERGAAGIAGPKGDRGDVGEKGPEGAPGKDGARGLTGPIGPPGPAGPNGEKGESGPPGPSGAAGARGAPGERGEPGAPGPAGFAGPPGADGQPGAKGEQGEPGQKGDAGAPGPQGPSGAPGPQGPTGVTGPKGARGAQGPPGATGFPGAAGRVGPPGPNGNPGPPGPPGSAGKDGPKGARGDAGPPGRAGDPGLQGPAGPPGEKGEPGEDGPAGPDGPPGPQGLAGQRGIVGLPGQRGERGFPGLPGPSGEPGKQGAPGSAGDRGPPGPVGPPGLTGPAGEPGREGNPGADGPPGRDGAAGVKGDRGETGPVGAPGAPGAPGAPGPVGPTGKQGDRGETGAQGPMGPSGPAGARGMPGPQGPRGDKGETGEAGERGLKGHRGFTGLQGLPGPPGPSGDQGAAGPAGPSGPRGPPGPVGPSGKDGSNGMPGPIGPPGPRGRSGEPGPAGPPGNPGPPGPPGPPGTGIDMSAFAGLGQTEKGPDPIRYMRADEAAGGLRQHDVEVDATLKSLNNQIESIRSPEGSKKNPARTCRDIKLCHPEWKSGDYWIDPNQGCTLDAIKVFCNMETGETCVYPTPSSIPKKNWWTSKTKDKKHVWFAETINGGFHFSYGDENLSPNTASIQMTFLRLLSTEGSQNVTYHCKNSIAYMDEETGNLKKAILIQGSNDVEIRAEGNSRFTYSVLEDGCTKHTGKWGKTVIEYRSQKTSRLPIVDIAPMDIGGADQEFGVDIGPVCFL